ggcatatagtaagcacttaataaatgtttgccacTGCTCTTCCAATAGGCTAAAATTCACCCATGATTCTGAGACACAAGTTACTTCCTGTTTCCGGGCTACAGTTGTCACATGTGTCAAATGCGTATCAGGCACCTGAGGGCAGAAGGTTGGACTAGAAGACTCTGTACTTTAAGGCCGGGGTCAGGGAAGCCCCAGAGTGAAGAGTCGCTGATCCTCCAGGCTACTGTGGGCCTAGGTGGCAATGACAAGGGGCGTGGGGGCGGCAGGGCTGGGAGGCTCTGAGAGCTCGGCCTGCTCCCCCAGCACATACGCAAGCAGGTGTTCACAGAATAAAGTGACCATGAGTTATCCCTCGTTCCCTGGGCTTTGCAGTTCTTACAGCTGTTACAAAcagctgcctttctctctcttccagacACATCCTGATGCCTCCTGTTTCCCTTGACCACGCTGCAGGCTATCCTTCCTTGGACCCTCTAAGTCCAGGCAATCTAACGTCCCActgtacagatgggaaaactgagacccaggatGACTCTGTCCGGGTCTCAGAGTGAGTCAGAGGCTGTGCCAGGCCTGGGACCCGGGCTTTCTGCTCCCAAGAATGGGGGCAACACCATCTGGAGGGCAAATAAAATACGGATTGAGGGACTCCCACAGCCCAGGGTCAGGTCAGGGGCCTGCTCTGCCCCCAGGGCTGCTCCTGTCAGCCCTTGGCTGGATTCACACTGGTTTCTGCCTCATCAGCAAAGCGTGACagcctcttctcttcccttcttatTCTGGAGCCCACAGCAAACCATCTCCACCCACAGCCCAGGGAGCATGACTGGAGCCCCAGACCTGAAACAAGGGAACATTGTCTCCTCCACGGAGGCCAGCAAGAGGGGGTGGACAGCTGCTCCCCATTTTCCTGGAGCCAGAAGGAAGGGGACAGCAGGACGGATTAGGGCTAGCAGATGGGAGAACTTCCAGCCTTTATGAGGGGGTGGGGAATTAGGAGACAGTGCACTTCTTTTGAGTGGATGCAAGTCCACCAGGACCTGAGTGCCCGGCCCTGTGCTGAGAAACCAGtaaggggcagggaggaggggccagCGCTGGTCACTGAGAAGCAGCTAGGGCAGTGGAgcctgttttttccctttctcctgcccCCAGGGAGGGAGTGATCACACCACCCACTCATCACACAAGAGCCCGCCAGGCAGAGGccattactcccattttacagaaggggaaagtGAGGCATGGAGCAGGCATATGACTGATCCTAGACCACACACAGATCTGGAGCAAGGCTCAAAGCCTGCTCCGCTAATGACAGACTCATCAGTTCTCTCCTCTAAGGGGTCAGAGGGGACATCAGCTGGGCCTGGGAAGGTGGGAGGACTGGAGTGGGCAAAGGCTGGGAGGCCAGAGAGAGTGTCCACTGAGGACAGGGAGAAGCCTGTGTTCTGGGCAGAGATGTCCCCCCTCATAGCCCTCTGGAGGGCCTGGGGGGACCCTAAGCTTCTCCCTGAGGACAGGTGGGACAAGGGGAGAATGTGAGGGGAGGCAGACCAGGGACCAATTCTGCAAAAACTCCCACCTTGTCTCTGGGTCTCAATGACTCTTCTTAGGAGCAAGCCCCCATAGTCTCCCTGAGGCCCTTGGTTCACCCTTGCCCTTTCCCCTAATTTACCATTCAAGGCTCCCAGAGAAGATAATTATATGGGAAaggcagctggggagggggcctggcAGGAGCTGCCCttgctctccccctcccccacccccatgttCTACAGACAACTGGCCCTGGAGTTGGGGGCACCTGAACTGCCCTACCAGGCCCTCAGAAGGAAGGACAGAGCCACAatttcccctccccacttccgGCCTGCTGACTCTCTGCAGCCTCCATGAGACAGGAAAGCCAGGACCAGGGGGAActagagacaaggagagagaaacaaagagagataGAGTTCAGAGGGGCCGTGAGAGTGCTGGGAACGGGGAGTGGCCAAATTCGTCCAGGGTTTAGGGTTTCCAGCCTCCTTCCACAGGCGGGGAACGCAGTGGGGATGCAGGCCATGGCTGAAATAACGCCGGGCCATCCCCACGCTAGGCCCAGAACCCAGAGCCTAGAATCTAGCTTCCGACCAGGATGCCAGGGCACCACACTGCCTGGAACCCATCTGAACCCAGAGCCAAACTCCAGTGATAGCTGAAGCCAGAAGGCAGAAGTGCAGGCTTCAGGGAGAGCAAGTCCTCAGGGCCAGGGGTCTGGCAGAGGAAGGGGGAAGCATCTCAGAGTCACCAGGAAGGGGTTGGGGTAGGGAGAAGCCAGCATCCCCACCCTGACCCACAGAGACAGCCCTCCCTATGCGGCCAGAGGCACTCCCAACCTCTCAAGGCCCCTGGCTGCTGGGCTTCAACCCCCTTCCTGACCCTGCCCTCCCTTTCAAGCCCCCATTCTAATCGTAAAAGGCTCTAGCAGACCTCAGGCCCCACGAGGGCCCCAACTCCAACCCATGGACTCCCTCCAAATCTGCACAGCACCAGCCAGATGGAGACACAGGTACCACCTTGTCTACAAGCCCCCTGATTTTACAAATGGGGAGATTGAGTCACAGAGTAGACCAGTGCCATTAATGTACTTTTTGAAGTCCTTTCTGCTACTCCATAAAGTAATGCCTGTACTTCTCCAATTCTCCCAGGCCCAGGGACAACCCTACATCTTGATCTGCACAAGAAAGCCACATGCAGAAGGGCAAACCCATGTCAGCTGTGGGCCCCTGAGTCCAAACATCCTACAAGGAGCCAACAGGGGCAGCAAAGCTTGAGAAAGTTCCATCACTCTCACACCTCCTTGTGTATTTATAACAAAGAACCAGAGAGGAATCTCTAAAACCAGCAGTCCCTGAGAACCATCTAAAGGACTAGATCAGAACCCTTTGTAATTATCATCCAGAACACCTTGGAGCCAACAAGAACCTGTGACATTAGCACCAGCAGAAACCTGAAGCTTGTGGAGCCTGGGTAGACAGGAGCCCTGTGTCGTGAACACTCTTAAGACTGCCTATGCACTTGCAGGATAGGAGCAGCAACCTCAGACCTGGGCACCTGCCCAGTGAGCACACTCAAAGGGCTCCTGCGGAAGTCAGCGCCCGtggccctcctccagccccagtccgaAGGGCCCCCCATAAAGGACTCACCACCTGTGGCTTGCTGCAGCACTTGCTGGCTGGAGCAGGCTCATCCGGAGTGCGGACTGCCTCAGGGGGCTTGGCCTCAGCAGAGGGCGGTGCAACCGGAGTCAAGCAGGGCATATCCACTGGTGCTGGAGCAGGGACCTCGCCAGAGTGGAGGGTCAGCATGTACTGCTTAGTGACGTCCTCGAGTGAGGGTGCCTGCAGTGTTGGGTGGGCTCGGGCAGGGAACCCCATGTGCTCTGGCATAGCTACACGGGGGCCATGGGAAGTCGGCAGTTCAGGCACCATGATAGGCATGAAGGTGGCGGGCACACTGGCATGGCGAACGTGTTTGGAGGAGGGTCGGGCCTGAGACAGGCTGCCATTCTGGTCctgatttcccttctctctctgtagCTCCTGATGACTGCTCCGGGCCGGGCGCTTCTTGGAACCACGGCGGCTAAGCCGTGGGGACAGAATGTCAGCCAGTTTAGGGTCAAGGTGGAAGTCACGGTGGGCAGTGGAGGAGGCAGGCGGGGCCTCAGGTAGGGCCACCTCAGACTGTGCCCGGCCCCTGGCAGGACTGGGCTCTTCTGGTTCTGCCCTCCGCTCTGCAAGGATGGGCTCACTGCTGGATGGAGGCAGCACAGGCTCGACCTCTCGGATGGGCTCCCCTCCAGGGCCCTCAAATCCAGGCCCAGCTAGCTCCCCACGGCGGCTGGGGTCACTCAGAGATTTCTTCTTGGGGGCTTTGCCCGCAATCCTGTCGTCCACCACACACCCCAGGGCACCAGGCCCCTGAACGATGCTCTGAATAACCTCCTGGTATCCCTTGCTCTCTTCACTGCCCACAGACCAGTCACTGTGGCCACTGGTCAAACCTTCATCCACAGCTGGGGCTGCTGGAAGTCCTGTCTTGGGGCTAAGTGAGCCCAGGAGGTTGCTATCCATGGAGAACCCAGAGGGCTCCTCAGAGGTGGCAGCCCGGTGGCGCTGTGGAATTGGGTCACTCAGAGACCGGTAGGCCTCACCTGCCTCACCATTGCTCAGTTCAGCCCCACCAGGGCCTGAAGGTGGGACTTTGCGTCTCCGGCGGAGGGCACCTGGTGTGGGAGGGGCATCAGGGGACACCAGGGCCCACCCTCCTAGACTGTCTTCAGCCCCAGAGCCATGGTGGTTGGTTTGAGCCAAGGGGGAGGAAAGAGGTCGCCACACCCCTGTGGTACCCAGGCTGCAAAAGGCTGAAACAGGAGGCTCAGGGTCTGTCCCAATGCCCTCATCTGTCAGGCTGGACTCAGGGCCCGAGAGCTCCTCCTGGGACCGTTGCCCTCGGCTCATATCTCCTGCCCAGTCAGGGCTTCCAGGGAGGGCGTCGCTTCCCTCATCCTGCTGGGCACCCATGCGCTGGATCTTCTCAAAAACCTGCCGGGCCTCTTGCACATACTGATCCTGAACAACGAGGGGCAATGGGTCCTCCTCGGCACCTGTGCCTGCCAGCAGGAGCTCGGAGGAGCTGGGCTTCAGGGCACTGGTTCGGGGTAGGCGGCGGGCCATGGGCTTCTCAGAGCAAGTGAAAGACTTTGCCCTGCGTAGGGTGGCAGTCAAGTCCTTGAGTGTGGGGCGGGTGCCAGGTGATGCTGGGGCTGGGGCGGGCATGGGCCCAAGTTGCCCCACTGGGCCACCTGGAGACGGTGAGTCTCTGCCATCTAAGGGACCACTCCCAGGGTCCACAAGACGCCCACCAGGCTTTCGGACCTTCAGCTCTGAAAGGTCTGAGCGCAGGAAACTGAGCAGCGTTAGGGTCTCCGAGGCGATATCTGGATTCGACAGGGACTTCCGCTGCCGGTTCTTGTCCAATTCCAATCCTCCATCCCTCAAGGCCCTCGAGGTGCCCACAGGTCCCTTAAGGCGGGTTCGTGCCTGGGGCCTTAGGAGTCCTTCCCCGGCTCCAAAGCTAGGGGAGCGATACACGCCCCAGCCCCCAGAGCCGCGGCCAGCCCACAGGTCCTCATCCTTGAGGGTCTCGGTGCTGGAATAGCGGCTGCTACCACGGGAGCCTGCTGGGCTGGCCAGGTACGCGGGAAAGCTCACCTTGGCCACGCGGAAAGCTCCCCCAACAGTGTCGGACAAGGGTCGAACTCCCTCCTGGGGACCTGGTACACAGGGAGGGGAGCCAGTACCCCACTCCCGGGGTCCTTCCTCACTAGGGGCTCTTGGAGACGTTGGGGGATCCGGGCTCCCGGTTCTCCCTGCCAAGTCCATGATGCCCAGATTTAACCCATAACTGTCCGACCTACAGTCCTTATCCGAGAGGGAGCTTCCAAGCCTGCGCCCCGGCCTCCCTCCCCAGCGGTGTCTGCCCTCACCGTCTTGGTCCTCGTCACTGCCCGAGGAGTGGCCGCCGTGGTAGGCCGGACTCTGCgccccgggcggcggcggcgggccctcctcttcctcctcgcTGGAGCTGGCAGCCCGGCTGCGGCTGACAGGATAGGAGGAGGCgatgcaggaggaggaggagcaggaggcccGGGCCCCGGCCTGCGGTTGGGAGAAGCTATGCCAAGAATGTAAACCATCCGCCGGACGCTGCGCCCGCTCcagttgctgctgctgccgccgcctcCTCCCCTCGGTCCCTGGGCCGGGCAGCGGCCGCGCCGAACGCAAGCCCGCCAGGGGGAAGCACGTCCGAGGAGGTGGCGTCGGTGGCTGCCGGGGCTCTGGAGCGGGAGGCTCCCATGCAGCACCGTCGGGGCTAGGCGTCCCCGAGGCCTCAGACTCggcactgggccgcctggagcCAGGGCCACCGAAGAGCTTGCGCATCTCGGTGACACTGGGCCAAGCTCCGCGCGCGGCGCCCTCCGCCGCTTCTTCGGCGGCCCCCAGGGAGATGCCCCCGTCCCGGGCCGCAGCGAAGTCGTTATCCAGACGCGGCGCGTCGAAGCGCCGAGAGAGCTGGCGCACCGACGGCGAGAGGCTGCGGAGCGGGCGCGGCTGCGCGGGGGCGGCTGGGGGCCCCGACGCCAGCTTGGACACGCGCCGGGAGGGCTGGCCCGGGACAGTCGCCGCCGGCCGGCACGAGGCGCGGCGCCGCAGCCCGGGGGCGTCCGTGGCCCCCTCCCTCGGCCCAGGCCCGCCGCTCCAGCGCTCCAGCAGCTTGAATGAGACGCTGCGATAGAGTGGGGGCCGGGGCGCCCCGTCcgccatagtggctgcactcaCTCCGGGGGGGCTGGCCTCGGGGAGCCGCGGCCAACCCCCCCTAAGCCCCCGCCCCGAAGGAGCGCAGCAGCCGGGGTCCGAAGGCCTGGGTCCTGCAGCCTCAGCGCGAGGGGGGTTTGCCGGGAGAGAGCGCAGAGACCGGAGCAGAGATTTATCTGCAGCGGCTCAAGTTTCTGCAGCCACCGGCTGCATCGGCTCCATCCCGCGCAGCCCCTCCCGCCTCAGCGCCGACCCCCAGGCCCGGCCCCCGCCTCGGCCGGTACGACCCGGAGCATCGCGGCCCAGCTCGGTCCGGGCAAGATCCCAGCACTCCGTTCCTCGGCTCTGCGCCCGCCAGccggcctgcctgcctcccctcgCGCTCCCGCTCCggctccagctccctccctcttggctgcttgctcctctctcccttttgttGCAAATAAACTTTGTGGCAGAGGAaagggggcggggggcggagccTCGCGCCCAAAAGAGGGGGTGGGCTCCGGGAGCGCGCGAGGCTGGGAATCGAGAGTTTGGGGGAGGAGCCGAAGGAGAAACAAGGCTGCTGGAGCACATGCAGACCGAAGCGACCTTCCAGATGAGCCCCTCGGGAGCCCAGCGGGCCGAGCTGCCCCCCGAGGACTTGCTCCGACACACGCAAGCTTTGAGTGTGGCCAGCTCCGCGGACATACAGTCAGGGCGGCGCACCCACTGCGGTTCAGCCGCTTTCGCAAGCAAACACCTCCTGCCCAAGGGACCCCAACATGGCAACTCGGACCCACAAACTTTTACACACTGACACTCAGGTTGACACAGAAACTCTCCCAGCAAGCAAGGGGGCGGTAATCGCCGCCAGAGGGAGCAGGGGGCGCAGCTGGTCTTCCAGGGCTTCTCCCACTCCCCGCCCTGCTCCTTCACTCCGCCCAGGCCACTCCCCTTACCCTGCCCTCCGCAGCCAATCTCCGTAATTGCGACCCAGTCCCGCCCCTCGCGCCCCCaagcacccctcccctccaccccagcgGCCTGTCCAGCTCGGGCCGTCCCCCAACCCTTCCCACGCCGCTCTCGAAGCCCCACCTCCCCGTCACCacgcccctgcccaccccctggTTTCCAGCTGCCCGCCCTAGCCACACCCCTCCACCTGCCCCAGCCGTCTCGGCTGCCCCTCTCCTGGATGCTCCGCCTTGCGCCccgcctccccttcccctgcgCTCCGGGGCTCTCGGCTCTGGCGCCCTCTACCGGCCGGAttcacaccccccccccccccccccccccccccccgcggaGCCCTGGACAGGTAAAGCAGCACTCACCGCCAAAAAACGGGAGGGTTGGGAAGACTTCACTTGCTTTACTTCCGTTCAGTCGTTTCCTAGTCCCTTCAGGAACCGCTTTAAACCTGATCCCTTCGCAAAGCACATTGCCCCTCCTTCGGCCTCACATACAAAAGGAGCTCGACGGGAACGCCCTCGATTTGCCACTGCCAAACCTACACTCCTGCCTGCGGCCGCTCCATCCTGCCGACATGGAGGGTGTGGGTCGCTTCTCCTGCTTCAAGCTGATCCAGCCCTGGAGCTCCTCCTCGCCTCTGCCCCAGTCGCATTGTACCGGATGCTGgggccttccccacccccacctgcctctGCTAGGTCCCATTCATCCCCtctcacccctcaccccccaccgGGCCCAGCTTCAAGGCAGGACAGCTCCTCTACATCTGAATGAACGAATgggaaatatttatggagtgccaTGGATGTATGGGTATTATTtcgtttattttatttaatcctccaaCCACCCTTGGAGGTACATATTATTGCCCCTTTACGAGTCATGAAGGAGAAATAACTGATCAGTGTCAAAGTCAGGAAATGGCAGCTCCTGCCATGACTCATATTCAGATTTCAGGAGCTTCAAACACCACGCTCCTCCAGAAGGCCTTCCCTGGTCCCAGATCCCTGATGAAGAAGGGGGTTGTCTCTCCTTTGTGCCCCCAGCAGCCACCGCCTCCTTCTTGGGCCTGGGCTCACTCTCCAGGAACAAAGGATAGCCTGGTCTGACTCATGCTCCCCTTGCCCAAGAGGACTGTGGCTGGGCCTGACTGGGCTGAGAGGCCCTGTGAGCAGGAGGCTCTGGTCCAGACCAGAGGGGCAGAGATGGGCGTAGGGCAGGATGGTATACCCTCAGGGGTTGCCTCGCTAccccaggagagagggaggactCAGCCAGGATCCTGTGCCCTGCTTGCTGCTTCCCCGGGGTTGTGGGAAATCGCTGTAGGGAGAAAGCTCTTCCTCTTTAAGTTGAGAACAGCTTGCTATAACTCCGTCACCTCAACTTTGTCTCAGCTCTGCCTCAAAGGGGTCAGCACATCTCTCCCTCTTCACTGGGAAATTGATAGCAACGAAAGGAGGCCTGCCTGGGCTGGTGCTTCTCTGCCCTcgccttgctgtgtgaccttggccacaCTTCGCTGGGCCTCAGCTGCCTTGTCTGAAGAGTGGCAGGTTTCCCCAAGGATGCCTCTCTCTGACTTTATTTAAAGTCAAACTCATCTCCTCTAGAGTgttttctttctactcttttgGGGAATTTTTGGTATGGTGGGGGGACCCTCATCCCAGGAGCCACTGCTCTCCTTCAATAATGATGGCCCCCGCCGTCTGACATTTGCAGTTTTCCACGTTCTTTCACATCCTGTCATATTCTGTCTTGACGTCGCTTCTGGGATCAAGGTTCTTATTCCCCTAGCAGAAATGGGCAAACtgacagagaggagcagagactCAGGTCACAGGCTCCCAGCATCCTGTAGCTTGGCCTTGGTGTGGGCTGGCTGAGGCCTTTGGATCAAGAATCCTcttggtggggagggagggtgttTAAGGAATTAGACTGGGCCTCCCCCCAATGGGGAGCCCACCCCAATCAGAGAGAGTGGCTTGGctgcttccagcatctcaggagTCCTCCCACTCCCAGTGCCTTCTGATTTGGGATGAGACAAAGTCATCTTCTAGGCATAGAGGGCACCTAGGTGTTTTAGCCCTCAGAAGACTCATCGAGGAGGAAGCTGGGAGCACTGGGCACCAGGGTGGAGAGAGGAGCAGTGTGCTGGAAGTCTAGAGCCAGGCCCACACCCTCACAGATGTGCCCTGTGACCCTCAGCTCTCTTCCTTTGGGCCTCAGGCTCCCCACTTATGAAAGGGGAATGAAATCAATAACCCATCTACCCAGTGAGTCCTGGTGACCCAGCAAGATCCGGGCTGTAGAATCTCTTCAGGAAATCAAGATGAGGAGGTTGTGGTGGTCACAGTCATGGCCAGATATGGGCCTCAGGTACTTAACAGGGAGAAAGATGAGGAGTGAGAGGACTCCAAGAAGCAATGagctccaggaaggagctgtcttAGGGGGAATCCAGCTCCTGACTCCATTCCAAAGTCAAATAGAAATGACCTAGGGCTGCCCCGGTGGCGGAGTGGTTATGTTCAggcactctgcttccgtggccccggggttcataggttcagatccaggcacagatgtggcactgctcatcaagccacactgtggcggcatcccatataaatagaggaagattggcacagatgttagctcagcgccaatcttccccacaaaagaaggagaagaagaagaaatgatctGAAATTGTCCCCTTTCCTATATAATTAGACCTCAAGTGCACAGAATTGGACTATTCATAACCTTTTGTTCATGACGCATTCTCACCAGTTATTTAATTGGCTCCcgctgaaaaacaaaacaactatgACCTTTGCATTGTTCTACATGATgtagcccccccccccccaacaaaaaGAGCATCTTCCTATATACAATTGCGGGGATTTCTTTGTACTTAATATTATACTGCTAAGATGTACCCATATTGTTGCCTGTCAGTATTGTGCATTCTGGCTGCGTGTGTGTACAGCACAGTACGTTCATCCGCTCTCTCGTGGACAGACATTTCGTGTTTCCAGGTGTTTGCTCTTGCGATCAGGCTGCTCTGAGCGGTGCGCATGACTTCAGGTGCGCATGCGCAGAAATGCTGGGGCAACTGCTCGACATCGGGAGGTGTTGTCAAGCTAAGATCGAATATCTCCTGTATGTTTTTTGattatctgtatttcttttgtgtGAAGTGCCTGCTTGTGCCTCTTGCCCATTCTTCTATTGGGTTATAatgttttttctactttatgAAAATTCTGCCCTTGCTTTTCCTTGCTCAGTGCCTGGGTGGCTTAGGGGGGACTGATGGTTTTATTACTCTTGTACAGGTAAGGGaacagaggttcagagaagtgacaGGGCTTGTTCAAAGTCACAGTCAGTAGCAGCCCTTCTGCCCTGAGCTGATACCTTCTGAGGCCATTGGGCATCGGCTAAGAAACCTTCTCTGCCCCTCAAGCTGGGTCAGGGCCCCCCTGGCTCCCAGCATCTCTCAGCCCCAAACCATCCCATGAGCTAATTGTCTCCCCAGTGAGACCTTCCTTGCCCCCTGGTCCTCTTAAAGTTCTTTTGTTCTCTCCCTGCCGAGCTGTAATGATCAAGGCGTGTCCATGTTTGTTTCATTATTGCCATTCTCCTCCATCAGACcaggagctccctgagggcagggacccacAAGATACCTGgctacagtaggtgctcaattaaggTTGCTTCCTGGATGAACTGTCTTTTTCCTTGTCTGCACCCCCAGCCCTCTGGATTCTTCCTGAGGTTAGGGCTGGGTCTGAGCTGCCTCTGTGTGTTCCCAGCGCCATCTCCAAGGAGCACAGAgaatgtttgttgaacaaatcaatgagggagggaggaggcagctgcaTCCATTGCTAGGACAGAGCCAAGGCCCCTGGGCTTTTCCTGCTTGGAATGGAGATCTCCCCCAGACAAGCCCTAGTTCCTAACTCTGGCTCCCCGATGCTTGGCCCTGCCCGCCTGGCTCCCTGACCTCTAGCACCAGCAGCCAACACACACAGGTCTCCTGTCCTAGAAGTGCCTTCCCTGGGCCTGGCCTCCCTTGGAACCTTCCCTTCTCTTTACTTCTCCACCCATCACCTCCACtttctcccctccagcccctccctcgcTCACTCAACTCCACTGCCCCATCATGTCACTGTGGTTCACCTCCACCtctctggctcctcctcctccccagccctctaATGTTGGAGTTCCCAGGACTCCTCCCAGgccctcccttcttctccttccctccctcaggaAGCCCATCCACCTCCTCAGCCTCAAGCCAAAAGCGGGATGACCACTCCTTCGGCTTTGTAACTTttccaagaagacttcctggGTGTCTCCAGACCCTGTTGACTCCTAGCTCCTACCCAGGTAGAAGCCTCACCCCCAGGCTGGACCCTGGCCTCCACCCCAGGCCAGGACACTGCCTGGCCTCCACCTAGGTCCACCATCTCGGGATGGAACCTAAGTAAAGGGATTCTTTTTGGCTGTGGGTAACAAAGGCCCAGAAAACTAGTGGCTTAAAAaagacagacatttatttctctttcctgctaaAGTCTGGATTTAGGTGGTCCCAAACTGGAATGGTCAGAGCCCCAAGCTGCTTCTCATGGTCCAAGGTGATGCTCCAGCTGTGATGTCCCCATTGTAAGCAacaagaagggagggaggcaaaggATACCTACCTCATAAAGTCATCCCCTGTCCCCAAAGTAAACCACGCTATGGTACTTTGCTTATATCCCACTGGCCAGGAGTAGGTTACCTGGCCACACCTGCTGCCAGAGAGGCTGAAGTTTTCATCCTAGGAGGTCATGTGCCCAACTAAAAGAGAACTGATATTGTAGTTGGCACTTAGCTGTCTGTCACAACTTCCTAGGGGTCCCCAGTTACTGGACTGGACCAGACAGATGGGTACTTGGAAGGCAggtgaggaaaagaaaggggagggagggtgaggcAGGAGGGATCTGGTATCTGGGTTAGAGAAAGGCTATGTGATCTTGGGAGGTCAGTTCCCtcatctgggcctcagtttccccatctgtaataGGAGATAttataaggattaagtgagaagACGAGTGTACAGCACATTGCATGGTGCCTAGAACCCACAGAGCCCAGCCACTGGCCACTGCTGTCATTGTTGTGGCTCCCCAGTGCTTCTCCGGGCTGGAACCAGGCCTTTCCCCCTCTAGCCCTGCTaactctccagcctcatctcaggCCACAgcattctcctccttcctccagcaacctccatgcctttgcctatgctcttccctcccccaggaAGTCTTCCCCAACCCACGGAAGAATTGCCTCGGACCCTCACCACCCTCCACCTCCACACCCCTGTCTGTGTCCCTCTGTCTCCCATCCTGCAAGCAGACATCCCCAGGGTCAGCCCCCAGCCCTGCGCCATCACCGAGTGTGCGCTGGGTTAAagtgaggagggagaaggggggatgagaaggaggaaagaaacaaaaggagagagaagggaagggggaatTCAAGCCCTCCAAATGGTACTTGGAGTCCCTGGTCCTGGCACGTAATAAATGGGTTTTCCTTATAGGAGCAGATGAAGGTCGTGGATTATGGCCCTTGTTCTCAAAAAAGCGTGCTGAGTTTTTTGTCTTAAAAGACTGGCTGCCTCCCaactgaaggagaaagagaaacctTTGCCACCACCTGCTCAAAGCCTCTTGTTTAGAAACCTCCTGTGCCTGTTCCCAGAGAGACCCCAGAGGCCCTTGTGTGCACAAAAGGCAAAACCATCACAACGGGAACACTCATGGGACGCTTGCTGGGTTCCAGGCGCTGTTCTGAGTGCTCTGCACCTGTTAATTaactgaatcctcacaacaactttaCAAGATAGGTGTCTttattgttcccatttcacaGTTGGGGAAATTAAGGTaccaagaggttaagtaacttgcccagagtaAGACacctagtaagtggtggagccggGATCCACACCTGGGCgatgggctctggagcctggaCCCTTGTGCTCTTCTGCCTCGCGAAGGGAAGCTGGGAATGTGATTTACCTATGGCCCACAATTTCCACTCTTGGAAAAGTAACCAAGAGGTCACAGTTCTCATCAATCTGCTGGGACAGTCGTCTGGGACCCTCTACAGGGCTCAGCCAGGGCTCTGGGCAGACGCCCTCTGCCTCCCGCTCCCGTTGGCCCAGTCCCCCAGGACCAGCAACTGAAGAGTCTGCTCTCAGACTCAGGACGagatggagggtggggagagcTGTACTGCCTG
The Equus caballus isolate H_3958 breed thoroughbred chromosome 7, TB-T2T, whole genome shotgun sequence genome window above contains:
- the ARHGEF17 gene encoding rho guanine nucleotide exchange factor 17; its protein translation is MADGAPRPPLYRSVSFKLLERWSGGPGPREGATDAPGLRRRASCRPAATVPGQPSRRVSKLASGPPAAPAQPRPLRSLSPSVRQLSRRFDAPRLDNDFAAARDGGISLGAAEEAAEGAARGAWPSVTEMRKLFGGPGSRRPSAESEASGTPSPDGAAWEPPAPEPRQPPTPPPRTCFPLAGLRSARPLPGPGTEGRRRRQQQQLERAQRPADGLHSWHSFSQPQAGARASCSSSSCIASSYPVSRSRAASSSEEEEEGPPPPPGAQSPAYHGGHSSGSDEDQDGEGRHRWGGRPGRRLGSSLSDKDCRSDSYGLNLGIMDLAGRTGSPDPPTSPRAPSEEGPREWGTGSPPCVPGPQEGVRPLSDTVGGAFRVAKVSFPAYLASPAGSRGSSRYSSTETLKDEDLWAGRGSGGWGVYRSPSFGAGEGLLRPQARTRLKGPVGTSRALRDGGLELDKNRQRKSLSNPDIASETLTLLSFLRSDLSELKVRKPGGRLVDPGSGPLDGRDSPSPGGPVGQLGPMPAPAPASPGTRPTLKDLTATLRRAKSFTCSEKPMARRLPRTSALKPSSSELLLAGTGAEEDPLPLVVQDQYVQEARQVFEKIQRMGAQQDEGSDALPGSPDWAGDMSRGQRSQEELSGPESSLTDEGIGTDPEPPVSAFCSLGTTGVWRPLSSPLAQTNHHGSGAEDSLGGWALVSPDAPPTPGALRRRRKVPPSGPGGAELSNGEAGEAYRSLSDPIPQRHRAATSEEPSGFSMDSNLLGSLSPKTGLPAAPAVDEGLTSGHSDWSVGSEESKGYQEVIQSIVQGPGALGCVVDDRIAGKAPKKKSLSDPSRRGELAGPGFEGPGGEPIREVEPVLPPSSSEPILAERRAEPEEPSPARGRAQSEVALPEAPPASSTAHRDFHLDPKLADILSPRLSRRGSKKRPARSSHQELQREKGNQDQNGSLSQARPSSKHVRHASVPATFMPIMVPELPTSHGPRVAMPEHMGFPARAHPTLQAPSLEDVTKQYMLTLHSGEVPAPAPVDMPCLTPVAPPSAEAKPPEAVRTPDEPAPASKCCSKPQVDMRKHVTMTLLDTEQSYVESLRTLMQGYMQPLKQPENSLLCDPSLVDEIFDQIPELLEHHEQFLEQVRHCVQTWHAQQKVGDLLVQSFSKDVLVNIYSAYVDNFLNAKDAVRVAKEARPAFLKFLEQSMRENKEKQALSDLMIKPVQRIPRYELLVKDLLKHTPEDHPDHPLLLDAQRNIKQVAERINKGVRSAEEAERHARVLQEIESHIEGMEDLQAPLRRFLRQEMVIEVKAIGGKKDRSLFLFTDLIVCTTLKRKSGSLRRSSMSLYTAASVIDTASKYKLLWKLPLEDADIIKGASQATNRENIQKAISRLDEDLTTLGQMSKLSESLGFPHQSLDDALRDLSAAMHRDLSEKQALCYALSFPPTKLELCTTRPEGTDSFIFEFPHPDARLGFEQAFDEAKRKLASSKSCLDPEFLKAIPIMKTRSGMQFSCAAPTLSSCPEPTPEVWVCNSDGYVGQVCLLSLRAEPDVEACIAVCSARILCIGAVPGLQRRCHRERPPSLRSPQETAPEPTGPELDVEAADEEAATLAEPGPQPCLHISIAGSGLEMAPGPAEGDPRPELVPFDSDSDDESSPSPSGTLQSQASRSTISSSFGNEETPSSKEATAETTSSEEEQEPGFLPLSGSFGPGGPCGTSPMDGRALRRSSRGSFTRGSLEDLLSVDPEAYQSSVWLGTEDGCVHVYQSSDSIRDRRNSMKLQHAASVTCILYLDNQVFVSLANGELVVYQREAGRFWDPQNFKSVTLGAQGSPITKMVSVGGRLWCGCQNRVLVLSPDTLQLEHTFYVGQDSSRSVACMVDSSLGVWVTLKGSAHVCLYHPDTFEQLAEVDVTPPVHRMLAGSDAIIRQHKAACLRITALLVCEELLWVGTSAGVVLTMPTSPSTVSCPRAPLSPAGLGQGHTGHVRFLAAVQLPDGFNLLCPTPPPPPDTVPERLPSLEHRDSPRHRGPASARPKMLVISGGDGYEDFRLSSGGGGSSETVGRDDSTNHLLLWRV